In a genomic window of Mycteria americana isolate JAX WOST 10 ecotype Jacksonville Zoo and Gardens unplaced genomic scaffold, USCA_MyAme_1.0 Scaffold_46, whole genome shotgun sequence:
- the LOC142403913 gene encoding olfactory receptor 14J1-like has product MAYDRYVAICKPLHYGTLLGSRACVHMAAAAWGSAFLNSLIHTVNTFSIPLCQGNAVDQFFCEIPQIFKLSCSRSYLREVGLLLISCGLAFGCFVFIMLSYVQIFRAVLRIPSEQGRHKAFSTCLPHLGVVSLYVSTALFAYLKPPSISPPSLDLVVAVLYSVVPPVVNPFIYSMRNQELKDALKKLIQSLVFQQQ; this is encoded by the coding sequence atggcctacgaccgctacgttgccatctgcaaacccctgcactacgggaccctcctggggagcagagcttgtgtccacatggcagcagctgcctggggcagtgcttttCTTAATTCTCTCATTCACACAgtcaatacattttccatacccctctgccaaggcaatgctgtggaccagttcttctgtgaaatcccccagatcttcaagctctcctgctcacgttcctacctcagggaagttgggcttctccTGATTAGTTGTGGtttagcttttgggtgttttgttttcatcatgctgtcctatgtgcagatcttcagggctgtgctgaggatcccctctgagcagggacggcacaaagccttttccacgtgcctccctcacctgggtgTGGTCTCCCTATATGTCAGCACTGCcctgtttgcctacctgaagcccccctccatctcccccccatccctggatctggtggtggctgttctgtactcggtggttccTCCAGTAGTGAACCCcttcatctacagcatgaggaaccaggagctcaaagatgcactgaagaagctcaTTCAATCCttagtctttcagcagcaataa